In Quercus robur chromosome 10, dhQueRobu3.1, whole genome shotgun sequence, a genomic segment contains:
- the LOC126701450 gene encoding CRAL-TRIO domain-containing protein C3H8.02, translating into MALRLYQKLRHPFVPPSNLSIKATPTRRFSVHNSITMPQSDHSRKLVLEVKEKLEKEYPSLPIGKNGRDDEDMILWFLKDRRFSTEDAVAKLTKAIKWRQEFKVSELSEESVKNVAQTGKSYVHDFLDVNDRPVLIVVASKHFPGMQDPVEDEKLCVFLIEKALGKLPAGKEEILGIFDLRGFGTKNADIKFLTFLFELCYYYYPKRLGQVLFVEAPFVFKPIWQFAKPMMKSYASLVRFCSVDIVRKEYFTEATLPASFRD; encoded by the exons ATGGCACTTCGTCTTTATCAAAAACTTCGACACCCATTTGTCCCTCCAAGTAATCTTTCCATTAAAGCCACTCCAACTCGCAGATTCTCTGTTCACAACTCTATCACTATGCCACAATCCGACCACTCACGCAAG CTAGTTTTGGAAGTTAAAGAGAAGCTTGAAAAAGAGTACCCTAGTCTCCCTATAGGCAAAAATGGAAGAGATGATGAAGATATGATCCTATGGTTTCTCAAGGACCGGAGGTTTTCCACCGAAGATGCTGTTGCAAAATTGACTAAAGCCATT AAATGGCGTCAAGAATTCAAGGTGTCTGAATTGTCTGAAGAGTCAGTGAAAAATGTAGCTCAAACTGGAAAGAGCTATGTGCATGATTTTCTTGATGTCAATGACAGACCCGTGCTTATAGTAGTGGCATCCAAGCATTTTCCTGGA ATGCAGGATCCTGTAGAGGATGAGAAGCTCTGTGTGTTTCTGATTGAGAAAGCATTGGGTAAGCTTCCAGCTgggaaagaagaaattctcggAATATTTGATCTTCGGGGCTTTGGCACCAAGAATGCAGATATtaagtttttgacttttttg tttGAGTTGTGTTACTATTACTATCCAAAGCGATTGGGCCAAGTCCTCTTTGTGGAAGCTCCATTTGTGTTTAAGCCAATCTGGCAGTTTGCCAAGCCCATGATGAAATCATATGCTTCTCTG gTGAGATTTTGCTCAGTGGATATTGTCAGGAAGGAATATTTTACAGAAGCAACATTGCCTGCTAGCTTTAGAGACTGA
- the LOC126701451 gene encoding uncharacterized protein LOC126701451 yields MENPRMLSLVLCFGFLGLCQAIESPQYSVVHSESDFEIRLYRQSTWMSAPSKDISFEKATKFGFHRLFQYIQGANLNFSRIAMTAPVLTSIVPEAGPLHSSAYVVRFYLPVKFQASPPLPLPELNLKPYAWDSQCIAVRKFSGFARDSNIVKEAEKLAISLSRSPWANATSSESSNAYSIAQYNSPFQFIGRVNEVWVEVDASEFDGCKSSGVATY; encoded by the exons atggagaaTCCTAGGATGCTATCACTGGTTCTTTGTTTTGGATTTCTGGGTCTTTGCCAAGCGATCGAATCGCCACAGTACAGTGTGGTTCACTCGGAATCGGACTTCGAGATCAGACTCTACAGACAGTCCACGTGGATGTCTGCTCCATCTAAAGACATCTCCTTTGAGAAAGCCACCAAATTTGGTTTCCACAG GTTGTTCCAGTATATCCAAGGTGCCAATCTGAATTTCTCTCGGATTGCAATGACAGCTCCTGTCCTGACAAGCATAGTCCCAGAAGCTGGCCCTCTACACTCATCAGCCTACGTTGTCCGTTTTTACTTGCCCGTGAAGTTCCAAGCTAGCCCTCCACTCCCACTTCCAGAGCTGAACCTGAAGCCCTATGCATGGGACAGTCAGTGTATTGCTGTTAGGAAATTCTCTGGATTTGCTAGGGATAGTAACATTGTTAAAGAGGCAGAGAAACTTGCCATTAGCTTGAGCAGGTCTCCATGGGCAAATGCAACTTCTTCAGAAAGTAGTAATGCCTACTCGATTGCACAGTACAATTCTCCATTCCAGTTTATTGGGCGTGTAAATGAGGTTTGGGTGGAGGTTGATGCATCAGAATTTGATGGCTGTAAATCCAGTGGAGTTGCAACATACTAG
- the LOC126703375 gene encoding probable apyrase 7: MEPKSPSKLKLSITGFTRYKRVLKTSIIVLVVVLLLVGIYFAFSPGKGRSVFKESYFSVVVDCGSSGTRVDVYEWMSEGESNMKFPLLLHSYPDNTTKSSLWKNSCQYHCMQTEPGLDKFVGNSSGVRVSLEPLILWAEQVVPRERHADTPILVLGTAGLRRLAIDNARQVLEDVEAVVKEHTFLFRKNWIRVLSGKEEAYYGWVALNYKMGRFGNYSKSPTLGLIDLGGSSLQVVMEIDDAREDTHLVRSKIGSKEHRILAYSLPAFGLNEAFDRSVVMLSQVQWFKENTHNTLEVRHPCLGSDFVQNYSCSGCLGLNSSYQKIFSGQTWNAEFPSLHLVGEPNWELCEGLAKAAAINSSSLDWSQPTVGTNCKAGSSSYGGGDFINLTAAAYPSARFHALSGFYAVYNMLNLNPRANFTKIWEEGQQLCSRSWANLSSISRNQKYAGQYCFHVPYMASLIEDSLCLGDKEIIFGPGDVSWTLGAALVEGEQLLFRTTKTETSISTLKNIGIMSSPVFLFVLLLCLLFIIYRCQIKLPMPSRNSAAAGVSLPSYVAHPKRRPN; the protein is encoded by the exons ATGGAACCCAAATCGCCATCGAAACTTAAGCTCTCAATCACAGGATTTACTCGGTATAAACGGGTGTTGAAAACAAGTATCATTGTTTTGGTTGTGGTGCTGTTGTTGGTTGGTATTTACTTTGCATTTAGCCCCGGAAAAGGCCGAAGTGTATTTAAGGAGTCGTATTTTAGTGTGGTTGTGGACTGTGGAAGCTCGGGGACACGAGTGGATGTGTACGAGTGGATGTCAGAAGGTGAAAGTAACATGAAGTTTCCTCTTTTGTTGCATTCTTATCCTGACAATACAACCAAGAGTTCACTTTGGAAGAATTCATGTCAGTATCACTGTATGCAAACTGAGCCTGGCTTAGATAAATTCGTTGGCAACTCATCAGGAGTGAGAGTGTCTTTGGAACCATTGATTTTATGGGCAGAACAGGTGGTACCTCGTGAAAGACATGCAGACACTCCAATTCTTGTTTTAGGTACTGCTGGGTTAAGAAGGTTGGCTATTGACAATGCTAGGCAGGTTTTGGAGGATGTAGAGGCTGTTGTGAAGGAGCACACATTTTTGTTTAGGAAGAATTGGATAAGGGTATTGAGTGGGAAAGAAGAAGCTTATTATGGTTGGGTTGCCCTGAACTATAAAATGGGGAGATTTGGAAATTATTCTAAGTCACCCACTTTGGGACTTATTGACCTGGGAGGTTCCTCGTTGCAGGTTGTGATGGAAATAGATGATGCAAGAGAAGACACACACTTGGTGAGATCAAAGATTGGTTCAAAGGAACATCGGATTTTAGCATATTCGTTGCCAGCTTTTGGTTTGAATGAGGCATTTGATAGGAGTGTGGTCATGCTCAGCCAAGTACAATGGTTCAAAGAAAATACTCATAATACATTAGAAGTCAGACATCCTTGTCTTGGTTCTGATTTTGTACAAAACTATAGCTGCTCTGGTTGCTTAGGGCTTAATTCCAGTTATCAGAAAATTTTCAGCGGACAAACATGGAATGCTGAATTTCCTTCTTTGCATCTGGTTGGAGAACCCAATTGGGAGCTATGCGAAGGACTTGCAAAGGCTGCCGCCATCAATTCAAGCAGTTTAGATTGGTCACAACCAACAGTTGGTACAAACTGTAAAGCAGGCTCATCTTCTTATGGTG GCGGTGACTTTATTAATTTGACAGCTGCCGCTTACCCCTCTGCACGCTTTCATGCTTTATCTGGATTTTATGCTGTTTACAACATGTTAAACCTGAATCCAAGAGCTAACTTTACAAAGATTTGGGAGGAAGGTCAGCAGTTATGCTCAAGATCATGGGCTAACTTGAGCAGTATTTCCAGGAACCAAAAATATGCTGGACAATATTGTTTCCATGTACCTTATATGGCATCTCTCATTGAGGATTCTCTTTGTCTTGGTGATAAAGAGATAATATTTGGCCCAGGGGATGTTTCTTGGACATTAGGAGCTGCATTGGTTGAAGGTGAACAATTATTGTTCAGAACTACCAAAACTGAGACTAGTATTTCTACCTTAAAGAATATAGGGATCATGTCCTCTCCagtttttctgtttgttttacTTCTATGCCTTCTATTTATCATTTATCGTTGCCAAATCAAGCTGCCTATGCCAAGCAGGAATAGTGCTGCTGCTGGGGTGTCTCTGCCATCGTATGTTGCTCATCCAAAACGCCGACCTAACTAA